The Acipenser ruthenus chromosome 30, fAciRut3.2 maternal haplotype, whole genome shotgun sequence genome includes the window TGGAATATTAAAATGCATGAAAGGTGAATTGAAACATGTGACAGGATATGCTGTGCTTGGTTTAGGTGTTCGCTAGTTGCAAGCAGCTCTGTCTCGCGGTGGTCTCGGTTTTCTGAGCCGGGGGTCACTTATTCTTAGCAGAGGGAACATTGCAAAAAGCTTGTTTTTGATTTTGTTCTGCAAAATGTAAAAGCAGCCTGTTGAAATGTTTATGGGCGAGACCTGCTTCACTGTTAGCACTTTGATTACTCAAAAGGAAAATCGGATTGTTAAATAAGTGGTCTGCAgttaaaacaagtattttagaAAGCGCAGGCCAGTGATAGAATGTATATCTAATTAATTCAAGGTGCTGCAGTGGTTTAagcaagcattattattattattattattattattattattattattattattattattatcagtaataacaacagcaataattataataataatacaaactatcTTGCATTGTGTTACCCAAATTCGTCTTGGCACATATTATATATTCagctattcagtatttaaataacAGATCACGTTCTCAGATGCAGTCTTTGCTCGCTCAAaccttttaagaaaaaaaaaaacccttagaaACATTCTTTAAATTATTTACGATTTTGGCATTATAGTAACTTCTATTCAACCCAGCACGCATTCCCACCCTTTGAAATCAGTTTGACAGAAATTGTCAGAAAACAAATGCTTGAGTTTATCAAACTGGAACCCCCTCTTTCTATCGGGATGTCCTAGCTATCCCTTCAGACGCGGGGTGTGCAGCTGTACCATGGTACGATTCCTATCTACCTGTCTGTTTTCTAATGCATGGATGTgttttcaaagttatggcagggcacATTTTTGAACACCATAGAATTCACACAAACtggtttaaaattttaaaaaaatgaccatgTAAATTGGTGGATGAAGGGGCTGTATGCGGCTCACCTGCAATAACTCCACTTTGAAATGTCCACACCCTGTCTGGAGAAACAAACTGCTAATGCTACAGTGGATAATATGATCCGAGATCAAAACCAGCCAATGTGTCTTCCTGTCAGTAATTCAGCCTGATTGGTGGTGTACATTTCATCCTGTCCTTCCTATTTATAATGAGTGCACCAAGGTCCtgagatgcatatatatatatatatatatatatatatatatatatatatatatatatatatatatatataaaatataaacttaAAGGTCAATTCGTTCAAGTCAGTTTTACTTTTATATATAAGAGATTATATATCACATTTCAGGATGTTTCAGGAGAATACGTTCCTCTTCAACCAAAAGCAGCTGATTTTCAAATTAGGATTCAAACGTATTTATATAATATGTATGGAAAAGGGTGGTGCATGTTTGTGTATAATATAACAAAATGGCTGATGATGAAAATGCTTCATAAACAAAATACCTGCAGGTTTATCAAAAGATGTTCAGTTCTGGATTTGGCTGCCTGCCTATGACATGCATGCTCATGCTTCTGCTGAAGGTGATTTTAAGAGTCTGAACCTCCCCCTCCCTGTTTCCTCTGTGCTGTAGATCAGACAGGCCATCGCAGTCCCAGCATTGGAGGTGGAACTAACTGCTGATCCGGGCTCTGCAGCACTTACCTCGTGCTGGAGTAACACTTCCATTTATTAACCAGAGCAGAAAACTGCCGGCTTGATCTCCAGCCGAGATGACCGTGGCCACTGGGGACCCCACAGACGAGGTGTCAGCCCTCCAGGGTCACCCCCAGGACATTTGCAACCCTGAAACTGATTACGAGTGCTGCGAGAGGGTGGTCATCAACATCTCGGGTCTGCGCTTTGAGACCCAGCTCAAAACTTTATCCCAGTTCCCCGAGACTTTGCTAGGGAACCCCAAGAAGAGGATGCGCTACTTTGACCCCCTGAGGAACGAATACTTCTTCGATAGGAACAGGCCCAGTTTTGATGCCATTCTGTATTACTATCAATCCGGGGGCAGGCTGAGACGGCCGGTCAATGTGACGTTGGACATTTTCTCAGAGGAGATCCGCTTCTACGAGCTGGGGGAAGAGGCCATGGAGATATTCCGAGAGGACGAAGGCTACGTCAAGGAGGAAGAGAGGCCGCTGCCGGAGAAGGAGTTCCAGAGGCAGGTGTGGCTTCTGTTTGAGTACCCTGAGAGTTCCGGTGCAGCCAGGATAATTGCTATCATCTCCGTCATGGTCATCCTAATCTCCATCGTCAGCTTCTGCTTGGAGACCCTGCCCATCTTCCGAAATGATGAGGAGGAAAGGCAGAGGGCAGCTTTCTACCGGATGTACCCCAACAGCACCACAACCTTCCCCTCCACCACCTTCACAGACCCCTTCTTCATCCTGGAGACCCTCTGCATCATCTGGTTCTCCTTTGAGTTCCTGGTGCGGTTCTTCGCTTGCCCCAGCAAGGCAGGCTTCTTCAGCAACATCATGAACAGCATAGACGTTGTGGCCATCATCCCTTACTTCATCACTCTGGGGACGGAATTGGCCGAGAAGCCTTCGGATGGCCAGCAGGGTCAACAAGCCATGTCCTTGGCCATCCTGCGGGTCATCAGGCTGGTCCGCGTCTTTCGAATCTTCAAGCTGTCCCGGCACTCCAAGGGGCTGCAGATTCTGGGGCAGACCCTCAAGGCCAGTATGCGGGAGCTGGGGCTGCTGATCTTCTTCCTTTTCATCGGGGTCATCCTCTTCTCCAGCGCGGTCTACTTTGCAGAAGCTGACGAAGAGGAGTCTCAATTCATTAGCATCCCGGATGCCTTCTGGTGGGCTGTGGTTTCCATGACCACAGTG containing:
- the LOC117428184 gene encoding potassium voltage-gated channel subfamily A member 2, which produces MTVATGDPTDEVSALQGHPQDICNPETDYECCERVVINISGLRFETQLKTLSQFPETLLGNPKKRMRYFDPLRNEYFFDRNRPSFDAILYYYQSGGRLRRPVNVTLDIFSEEIRFYELGEEAMEIFREDEGYVKEEERPLPEKEFQRQVWLLFEYPESSGAARIIAIISVMVILISIVSFCLETLPIFRNDEEERQRAAFYRMYPNSTTTFPSTTFTDPFFILETLCIIWFSFEFLVRFFACPSKAGFFSNIMNSIDVVAIIPYFITLGTELAEKPSDGQQGQQAMSLAILRVIRLVRVFRIFKLSRHSKGLQILGQTLKASMRELGLLIFFLFIGVILFSSAVYFAEADEEESQFISIPDAFWWAVVSMTTVGYGDMVPTTIGGKIVGSLCAIAGVLTIALPVPVIVSNFNYFYHRETEGEEQAQYLKPTSVPKIPSSEELKQSRSASTISKSDYMEIQEGVNSSEDFLGENLKAANCALANTNYVNITKMLTDV